A stretch of the Aegilops tauschii subsp. strangulata cultivar AL8/78 chromosome 4, Aet v6.0, whole genome shotgun sequence genome encodes the following:
- the LOC109764743 gene encoding uncharacterized protein yields MDSGDGFFFHHFLCSSDDSSSDDEDLVQAALVVHDHIQRELPRYRGSLPGRAPNLNCNMERGHTLLYADYFANTPLFKPKKFRRRFLMPRHVFNSIRERVVAHDLYFECKTDALGKLGFSSYQKCTAAIRMLAYGIPGDLVDEYVRMSETTCLMSMYKFSQAVIEVFGPEYLRQPTATDTERLLATNAARGFPGMLGSIDFFARLAEGHSPPVNFEINGHQYNKGYYLADGIYPQWSTFVKTISKPQAEKRKRFAQMQESARKDVERAFGVLQSRWGIVRNPALSWDERKLWEVMTACVIMHNMIVEDERDESIFDQGFDYQGENIEPLHQDPATFEQFVQFHREMRDWHSHLNLQNDLVEHVWDHIGNQ; encoded by the exons ATGGACAGTGGAGACGGGTTTTTCTTCCATCACTTCCTTTGTTCATCGGACGATTCGTCGTCGGATGATGAAGATCTTGTGCAGGCCGCACTGGTCGTTCACGACCATATTCAACGAGAGCTTCCTCGGTACAGGGGGTCACTCCCTGGCCGTGCTCCCAACCTGAACTGCAACATGGAGAGAGGCCACACCCTGCTCTATGCCGATTACTTTGCCAACACCCCGCTCTTCAAGCCGAAGAAATTTCGTCGCCGTTTTCTTATGCCAAGGCATGTGTTCAATAGTATCCGAGAGAGAGTGGTTGCTCATGACCTATACTTCGAGTGCAAGACGGATGCCCTTGGCAAGCTTGGATTCTCCTCTTACCAGAAATGCACCGCGGCCATCCGCATGCTTGCATATGGAATTCCAGGCGATCTGGTGGATGAGTATGTGCGTATGAGTGAGACAACATGTCTGATGTCAATGTACAAGTTTTCCCAGGCTGTGATCGAGGTGTTTGGCCCAGAGTACTTGAGGCAGCCAACTGCCACTGATACAGAGAGATTGTTGGCGACCAACGCAGCTAGAGGCTTTCCAGGCATGCTAGGCAGCATAGATT TCTTCGCCAGGCTTGCAGAAGGCCACTCCCCACCTGTCAACTTTGAGATCAACGGCCACCAGTACAACAAGGGATACTATCTAGCTGATGGTATATATCCTCAGTGGTCAACTTTTGTGAAGACAATCTCGAAACCCCAAGCTGAGAAGAGAAAGAGATTTGCCCAAATgcaagagagtgctagaaagGATGTGGAACGTGCTTTCGGTGTGCTTCAATCCCGGTGGGGTATCGTTCGAAACCCTGCACTGTCATGGGATGAAAGGAAGctttgggaggtgatgactgcttgtgtgatcatgcacaacatgatcgtcgaGGACGAGCGTGATGAGAGTATCTTCGACCAAGGATTTGATTATCAAGGTGAAAATATTGAGCCCCTGCACCAAGACCCGGCCACATTTGAACAATTTGTTCAATTCCACCGTGAGATGCGTGATTGGCACAGTCATTTGAATCTTCAAAATGACTTGGTTGAGCACGTGTGGGATCacattggcaaccaatag